A genome region from Pseudomonas sp. S06B 330 includes the following:
- a CDS encoding nuclear transport factor 2 family protein — MTTDSADKERIHRVLGSYVEGMVFADETLLRQAFHPACRIIGHYHQELEWLSLDDFIAAIKAEGPAAKGSQPFWEVISVDITGDAAAVKMIDDYVGMRFTDYLSLLKIDEHWIIINKLYYYHA, encoded by the coding sequence GTGACGACTGACTCGGCGGATAAAGAACGTATCCATCGTGTGCTCGGCAGTTATGTAGAGGGTATGGTGTTCGCAGACGAAACATTGCTGCGTCAAGCTTTTCACCCAGCCTGTCGTATCATTGGCCACTACCATCAAGAACTCGAATGGTTATCCCTTGATGACTTTATTGCCGCCATCAAGGCCGAAGGCCCGGCAGCAAAAGGCTCACAGCCCTTCTGGGAGGTCATTAGCGTAGATATTACCGGCGACGCTGCCGCAGTAAAAATGATTGATGACTATGTCGGAATGAGGTTTACAGATTACCTATCGCTACTGAAAATCGATGAGCATTGGATAATCATCAATAAGCTCTATTACTACCACGCGTAG
- a CDS encoding flavohemoglobin expression-modulating QEGLA motif protein, with protein sequence MSAAPLSELDAALPGLARNIRVLDALAWPIGVEEIFLDQWRRGQARLPDIALCPRDHAADIAALEAFASRCDKGHPAGNYLAMTARSYATAARMLGAIGTPAFTQYSSALYRRPDFEYPRLNLNMLDAARFFLDTTDALLGGTQIPPTQADIPAAAFAAWMQPELDQFFGPGQITVILDPTLAAKAIAGSSRIRLRASALFSELDKHQLLQHEAFVHVATAQNGARQPNLKSLGLGAPRTTQTQEGIATLAELFTGSMDINRLRRLALRVLAVQQALDGADFIQVFEGFLAGGQSQEESFRSTQRIYRGANLRGGSAFTKDAAYLTGLLGVHTLLRIAIRDNRPDLVGHLFAGRLNLGDTVRLAPLFESGWLQGPVYVPHWASDLRRLAANLAFSAFISRIKLDVLDLEVFMAFADEHEANASAL encoded by the coding sequence ATGAGCGCCGCGCCGCTGTCCGAACTTGATGCCGCTCTGCCCGGCCTGGCTCGTAACATCCGCGTGCTCGACGCCTTGGCTTGGCCCATTGGCGTCGAGGAAATCTTCCTGGACCAGTGGCGTCGCGGACAGGCGCGACTGCCCGACATTGCGTTGTGCCCGCGTGATCACGCTGCCGACATTGCTGCCCTTGAGGCCTTTGCGAGTCGTTGCGATAAGGGCCATCCGGCCGGCAACTACCTGGCCATGACGGCCCGCAGCTATGCCACTGCGGCACGCATGCTCGGCGCCATTGGCACCCCTGCCTTTACCCAATATTCGTCAGCGTTGTACCGGCGTCCGGATTTCGAATACCCGCGGCTGAACCTTAACATGCTCGACGCTGCCCGGTTCTTCCTCGATACCACCGATGCCCTACTGGGTGGCACACAGATTCCACCGACCCAGGCCGACATTCCGGCCGCAGCCTTTGCCGCCTGGATGCAACCGGAACTGGATCAGTTCTTCGGCCCAGGCCAGATCACCGTCATACTCGATCCGACCCTGGCCGCCAAAGCCATCGCCGGCTCCAGCCGGATCCGCTTACGTGCCAGCGCGCTGTTCTCGGAGCTGGACAAGCATCAGCTGTTGCAACACGAAGCCTTCGTGCATGTGGCCACCGCACAAAATGGCGCACGCCAACCCAACCTCAAAAGCCTGGGCCTGGGTGCACCACGCACCACCCAAACTCAGGAAGGCATCGCCACCCTGGCCGAGCTGTTCACCGGTAGCATGGACATCAATCGCTTGCGACGCCTCGCCCTGCGCGTACTCGCGGTTCAGCAAGCGCTCGACGGTGCCGATTTCATCCAGGTGTTCGAAGGCTTTTTGGCCGGCGGCCAGTCGCAGGAGGAATCCTTCCGCTCCACGCAACGGATATACCGCGGTGCCAACCTGCGTGGTGGCTCAGCCTTCACCAAGGATGCCGCCTATCTGACGGGCTTGCTCGGCGTGCATACCCTCCTGCGCATCGCCATCCGCGATAACCGCCCGGACCTGGTCGGCCATTTGTTTGCCGGTCGCCTCAACCTGGGGGATACCGTGCGCCTGGCACCGCTGTTCGAATCCGGCTGGCTACAGGGACCGGTGTATGTCCCACACTGGGCCAGCGATTTGCGTCGCCTCGCCGCCAACTTGGCCTTCTCTGCCTTTATCTCGCGGATCAAACTGGATGTGCTCGATCTGGAGGTATTCATGGCCTTTGCCGATGAACATGAAGCGAATGCCAGTGCGCTGTAA
- a CDS encoding LysR family transcriptional regulator, with product MHFDLADLRLLTAIAAAGSLSKAAASIPVAVSAASTRLRLFEERYGIAVFTRKADGMQLTPSGRLVLEAARSVLGEAQTLENTLKELAGQRRITLRLAATTVTTSTLLPAVLGTFLADYPEVDLQLTEYRSTDVMRAVLTGECDIGVYDGSVISDGVLSLPFRNERLVMLVPSEHPLAAREHTQLRDALGYPFIGMPPERAMQRFVEERARKLGMPLQIRVRAPSFEAIAQLVAQRAGIAMLPQTTALRMEQELPVRMILLEERWATLELRLCIKGWESLSSHGRQLVSFLSGKGD from the coding sequence GTGCACTTCGATCTCGCCGATTTACGCTTGCTGACCGCCATTGCTGCCGCCGGCAGTTTGAGCAAGGCCGCCGCCAGCATCCCGGTGGCTGTCTCGGCCGCCAGTACCCGTTTGCGCCTGTTCGAGGAGCGCTACGGTATTGCCGTGTTCACCCGCAAGGCCGATGGTATGCAGCTCACGCCTTCCGGCCGCTTGGTACTGGAGGCCGCCCGCAGTGTGCTTGGCGAAGCGCAAACGCTTGAAAACACCCTCAAGGAACTCGCCGGTCAGCGGCGCATCACCCTGCGTCTGGCCGCTACCACCGTGACCACCAGCACCCTGCTGCCGGCAGTGCTCGGCACATTTTTGGCCGACTACCCGGAAGTCGATCTGCAACTGACCGAATACCGCAGTACGGACGTCATGCGTGCGGTGCTGACCGGCGAATGTGACATCGGCGTATATGACGGTAGCGTCATCAGCGATGGCGTGCTGTCGTTGCCGTTTCGCAATGAGCGACTGGTGATGTTGGTGCCGAGCGAACACCCTTTGGCCGCGCGCGAACACACCCAGTTGCGTGATGCCCTGGGTTACCCGTTCATCGGTATGCCGCCCGAGCGGGCGATGCAGCGTTTTGTCGAAGAGCGGGCAAGAAAGCTGGGCATGCCCTTGCAGATCCGCGTGCGTGCACCCAGCTTCGAAGCCATCGCCCAGTTGGTCGCCCAGCGCGCCGGTATCGCTATGCTGCCGCAGACCACTGCTCTGCGCATGGAGCAAGAACTGCCCGTGCGCATGATCCTGCTGGAAGAGCGTTGGGCCACCCTCGAACTGCGCCTGTGCATCAAGGGCTGGGAATCGCTGAGCAGCCACGGTCGTCAGTTGGTCAGTTTCCTCTCGGGCAAGGGCGACTAG
- the umoC gene encoding lysozyme inhibitor LprI family protein, producing MRKIISVVIVATAFAMGTATAQESAESGALNECYESTGDQPRTALQPCLERKAVEATSQMTTAYNTLEAQTKEIDSSATAKALASLRASQEAFEKFKDAQCQWQADAAMGGSGAGDFLSACNVDLIRWRTKQLAD from the coding sequence GTGAGAAAAATCATTTCTGTGGTCATCGTGGCGACGGCATTTGCCATGGGTACGGCAACCGCTCAAGAATCCGCAGAATCTGGCGCATTGAACGAATGTTACGAAAGCACAGGCGATCAGCCCCGCACCGCGTTGCAGCCTTGCCTTGAGCGTAAGGCTGTCGAAGCTACCTCGCAAATGACTACCGCCTACAACACGCTGGAAGCGCAGACCAAGGAGATAGACTCGAGCGCGACGGCCAAAGCCCTTGCCTCGCTGCGCGCGTCGCAGGAGGCCTTCGAGAAATTCAAGGATGCGCAGTGCCAATGGCAAGCAGACGCCGCGATGGGTGGCTCGGGTGCGGGAGATTTTTTAAGTGCCTGTAACGTGGATTTGATCCGTTGGAGAACCAAGCAACTGGCCGATTAA
- a CDS encoding twin-arginine translocation signal domain-containing protein codes for MCKSCDSTSTSTPTDRRRFLKFAGLGAGALLLASALPERIIQAAEKSSAPPKPQNAINPDQALQRA; via the coding sequence ATGTGTAAATCATGTGATTCAACTTCCACGTCAACCCCCACGGACCGTCGTCGATTTCTTAAGTTTGCCGGACTTGGAGCAGGTGCCCTGCTACTGGCCAGCGCGTTGCCGGAAAGGATCATCCAGGCGGCGGAGAAATCGTCTGCGCCGCCCAAGCCCCAAAATGCAATCAACCCCGATCAGGCGCTGCAACGCGCCTGA
- a CDS encoding TonB-dependent siderophore receptor, with the protein MHPFWPRALAVAVSLAIVSPFVVAQEPATADETAEVQTDTGQTMVLDALSINSTRLGETTEGTGSYTTGEMKTATKLPLTMRETPQAVTVITRQRMDDQAMTSVNDVVKATPGLFLSQSSGPGRQTYSARGFDIDNIMYDGLPSSYQGWSVGVQPNLAMFDRVEVIRGATGLVTGSGNPSAAINMVRKRPTAEPQVTVTGATGSWDDNRGEFDASSALNDSGTLRGRVVGSYRDADTFRDEENSNHGLFYAVGEADLSENTTATLGFSRQEDRTNFFWGGLPIGTDGHHLDLPRSTYPGTDWEDKKQDINTVFGEVKHRFANDWQLQMAASQATQKALFSGTYLSRYDGPLANTAWQARYDEVQTAYDVFANGPVQAFGRTHEVVVGASSREYDMTTHNYSPYVFSLPINAPKPDFARTTDDHEVTTQNGVYLTTRLSLADPLTLILGGRLDWYDYDNQTGAGDYKVTRNVTRYAGVIYDLNDTYSVYASYTDIFTPQTAKDISGKLLEPIVGENYEIGIKGEYFDGALNASLAVFQIDQLNRAVQVDDPVGCPKLDCYDASGKVRSQGIDLELQGALTENWQVGAGYTYTRTRYLKDQDPSNEHQPLETDKPEDLFKLSTVYRFQGPLEKLRIGGNVYWQSRMYNDVPVTGGSYRIEQGSYAVTDLMAGYEVNKHLDLQLNANNVFDRVYYSAIGSDVKWGSTDTYGNPRSYMLTAKYRF; encoded by the coding sequence GTGCACCCTTTTTGGCCCCGTGCCCTCGCTGTTGCTGTTTCGTTGGCAATCGTTTCGCCCTTCGTCGTTGCACAGGAACCGGCCACGGCCGATGAAACCGCTGAGGTGCAAACCGACACTGGGCAGACGATGGTCCTGGATGCCCTGAGCATCAACTCCACCCGGCTGGGCGAGACCACTGAGGGCACTGGTTCCTACACCACCGGCGAGATGAAAACAGCGACAAAACTGCCGCTGACCATGCGCGAAACCCCTCAGGCGGTGACCGTGATCACCCGCCAACGCATGGACGACCAGGCCATGACCAGCGTCAACGACGTGGTCAAGGCCACCCCAGGCCTGTTCCTCAGCCAGTCCAGCGGGCCAGGGCGCCAAACTTACAGCGCCCGCGGTTTCGATATCGACAACATCATGTACGACGGCCTGCCAAGTTCTTACCAGGGGTGGAGCGTAGGTGTGCAGCCTAACCTGGCGATGTTCGACCGCGTCGAAGTGATCCGCGGCGCCACCGGCCTGGTCACCGGCAGCGGCAACCCTTCGGCTGCCATCAACATGGTGCGCAAGCGGCCAACCGCCGAACCACAAGTGACCGTCACCGGTGCGACCGGCAGTTGGGATGACAATCGTGGTGAGTTCGATGCCTCAAGCGCGCTCAACGACAGTGGGACCCTGCGTGGACGGGTCGTAGGCTCCTACCGTGACGCCGACACTTTTCGTGATGAGGAAAACAGCAACCATGGTCTGTTCTACGCGGTGGGCGAGGCTGACCTGAGCGAGAACACCACGGCAACCTTGGGTTTCTCCCGTCAGGAAGACCGGACCAACTTTTTCTGGGGCGGTCTGCCTATCGGTACGGATGGCCACCACCTGGACCTGCCACGCTCCACCTACCCAGGCACCGACTGGGAAGACAAGAAGCAGGACATCAATACCGTGTTCGGCGAGGTGAAACATCGATTCGCCAACGACTGGCAATTGCAGATGGCCGCCTCGCAAGCAACGCAGAAGGCGTTATTCTCCGGCACCTACTTGTCACGTTACGACGGCCCGCTGGCGAATACCGCTTGGCAGGCGCGCTACGATGAAGTCCAGACGGCCTACGATGTGTTCGCCAATGGTCCAGTTCAAGCGTTTGGTCGTACCCATGAAGTCGTGGTCGGCGCCAGCAGCCGCGAATACGACATGACCACGCACAACTACAGCCCTTATGTGTTCAGTCTGCCAATCAACGCGCCGAAGCCGGATTTCGCCCGTACCACTGACGACCATGAAGTTACCACCCAGAACGGTGTTTACCTGACCACCCGCTTGAGCCTGGCCGACCCGCTGACGCTGATTCTCGGCGGTCGCCTGGACTGGTACGACTATGACAACCAGACCGGCGCGGGCGATTACAAAGTCACCCGCAACGTTACCCGTTACGCTGGCGTGATCTACGACCTCAACGATACTTACTCGGTGTACGCCAGCTACACCGACATCTTCACCCCACAAACCGCCAAAGATATCTCGGGCAAACTGCTTGAACCGATCGTGGGTGAAAACTATGAAATCGGCATCAAGGGCGAGTACTTCGACGGTGCCCTCAACGCCAGCCTGGCGGTGTTCCAGATCGACCAGTTGAACCGCGCCGTGCAAGTGGATGATCCGGTTGGCTGCCCGAAACTCGACTGCTACGACGCCTCCGGCAAGGTCCGTAGCCAAGGTATTGATCTGGAACTGCAAGGGGCCTTGACCGAGAACTGGCAAGTGGGAGCAGGGTACACCTACACCCGTACCCGCTATCTCAAGGATCAAGACCCGTCCAACGAGCATCAGCCCCTCGAGACGGATAAACCGGAGGATCTGTTCAAGCTTTCCACCGTCTACCGCTTCCAGGGCCCGCTGGAAAAACTGCGCATCGGTGGCAACGTCTACTGGCAGAGCCGCATGTACAACGACGTGCCTGTCACTGGCGGCAGCTATCGCATTGAACAAGGCAGCTACGCCGTCACCGACCTGATGGCCGGCTATGAGGTAAACAAGCACCTGGACCTGCAACTCAACGCCAACAATGTCTTTGACCGTGTCTATTATTCGGCGATTGGCTCGGACGTGAAGTGGGGTTCCACCGATACCTATGGCAACCCGCGTAGCTACATGCTGACGGCCAAGTACCGGTTCTGA
- a CDS encoding LysR substrate-binding domain-containing protein — translation MNNLPSLDDLNIFLQVAKRASFAAVADELGMSAAFISKRIRVLEQTLEVRLLHRTTRRVTVSEEGERVYQWAQQIFDAVQRMGDDISAQHREPVGQLRIASSLGLGRRFVAPALSELAERYPRLDIRLDVHDRLVDLIEEGVDLDIRVGNAIAPNLIAKPLARNRRVLCASPAYLARRGTPKVLAELASHDCLVIKERDHPFGIWQLEGPNGEESVRVTGGLSSNHGEVAHQWCLDGRGILLRSWWDVHDSLADGRLVQVLVDYHQPADIWAVYTSPLASSAKVRVAVEFFRQYFAERYSLPELV, via the coding sequence TCGGCGGCGTTCATCAGCAAACGCATCCGTGTGCTCGAACAAACCCTTGAAGTGCGCCTGCTGCACCGCACCACCCGGCGGGTGACGGTGAGCGAGGAGGGCGAGCGGGTGTACCAGTGGGCGCAACAGATCTTCGATGCGGTGCAGCGCATGGGCGACGACATCAGTGCTCAGCACCGTGAACCGGTGGGGCAGTTGCGCATTGCCAGCAGCCTCGGCCTGGGCCGGCGTTTCGTGGCGCCGGCATTGTCGGAATTGGCTGAACGCTATCCGCGCCTGGATATTCGCCTGGACGTGCATGACCGGTTGGTTGACCTGATTGAAGAGGGCGTCGACCTCGACATCCGCGTGGGCAACGCGATTGCCCCTAACCTGATTGCCAAACCCCTGGCCAGGAACCGCCGGGTGCTCTGCGCCTCGCCCGCTTACCTGGCCCGGCGTGGCACACCGAAAGTGTTGGCGGAATTGGCCAGCCACGATTGCCTGGTGATCAAGGAACGTGACCATCCTTTTGGCATCTGGCAACTGGAAGGGCCCAATGGCGAAGAGAGCGTGCGGGTGACCGGTGGCTTGTCGAGCAACCATGGTGAAGTGGCGCACCAGTGGTGCCTGGATGGGCGTGGGATCTTGCTACGCTCCTGGTGGGATGTGCACGACAGCCTGGCGGACGGGCGCTTGGTCCAGGTGTTGGTGGACTATCACCAGCCAGCGGATATCTGGGCGGTGTACACCTCGCCATTGGCCAGTTCGGCCAAGGTGCGCGTGGCGGTGGAGTTTTTTCGGCAGTACTTTGCCGAGCGCTATAGTTTGCCGGAGTTGGTCTGA
- a CDS encoding VOC family protein has protein sequence MTSTPTLCLWYDGTALEAATFYAKTFPNSAVNAVHLAPGDFPSGKEGDVLTVDFTVMGTSCVGLNGGPLFKHSEAFSFQVITEDQAETDRLWNAIVGNDGEESACGWCKDKWGLSWQISPRVLIAAVSSPDRAAAKRAFEAMMTMRKIDIAAIEAALKG, from the coding sequence ATGACCAGCACACCCACCCTGTGCCTGTGGTACGACGGCACCGCCCTGGAGGCCGCCACCTTCTACGCCAAGACCTTCCCCAACAGCGCTGTGAACGCCGTGCACCTTGCGCCTGGCGACTTTCCCTCAGGTAAGGAGGGTGATGTCCTGACGGTCGACTTCACCGTGATGGGTACCTCGTGTGTGGGCCTGAACGGCGGTCCCCTGTTCAAGCACAGCGAAGCTTTCTCCTTTCAGGTCATCACTGAAGACCAGGCTGAAACCGACCGCTTGTGGAATGCCATTGTCGGCAACGACGGCGAAGAAAGTGCCTGCGGTTGGTGCAAGGACAAGTGGGGGCTGTCCTGGCAGATCTCGCCACGGGTCTTGATCGCTGCGGTTAGCAGCCCCGACCGTGCCGCTGCCAAGCGGGCGTTCGAGGCGATGATGACGATGAGGAAGATCGATATTGCGGCCATTGAAGCGGCGCTTAAAGGCTAA
- a CDS encoding DMT family transporter, giving the protein MNNVRGLYQRCVQNGSLFAVLSALGFSLKAIFVKLSYAASSVDAITLLAMRMGLALPLFAWLVWASRGPTNARLGLGDGVRVMLLGLFGYYLASLFDFYGLHYISAGLERLILFTYPTLVLVFQAIALRERPTLRTLAAMGLCYLGLGIAFVHDVSVAGMGGQVILGAAWVFASAVTYALYYSGTGIMLKRMSSMRLAGLAGGASSLMVLTHYLLAADTSLLMQLPATVWVYAGLMAVVSTVLPIYWVALAIQRMGATHTAAVGNLGPVLTVLASWAVLSEEVSLYQIAGLALVLFGVSRLKPVRAKTAVQTSEPVSAAPQKIPVN; this is encoded by the coding sequence ATGAATAATGTGCGTGGGTTGTACCAGCGTTGCGTCCAGAACGGCAGCCTGTTTGCGGTGCTGTCTGCACTGGGGTTCAGCCTCAAGGCGATTTTCGTCAAGCTGTCTTACGCCGCCAGCTCTGTGGATGCGATCACCCTGTTGGCAATGCGCATGGGCCTGGCGCTGCCGTTGTTTGCCTGGCTGGTATGGGCCAGCCGCGGCCCGACCAATGCACGCCTGGGCCTGGGCGACGGCGTGCGGGTGATGCTGCTGGGTTTGTTCGGTTATTACCTGGCGAGCCTGTTCGATTTCTATGGGCTGCACTACATCAGCGCCGGGCTTGAGCGGCTGATCCTGTTTACCTACCCGACCCTGGTGCTGGTGTTCCAGGCCATTGCCCTGCGCGAGCGCCCTACCCTGCGCACCCTGGCGGCGATGGGCTTGTGCTACCTGGGCCTGGGCATCGCCTTTGTGCATGACGTCAGCGTCGCGGGGATGGGTGGGCAAGTGATACTGGGCGCAGCGTGGGTGTTCGCCAGCGCGGTGACCTATGCGCTGTATTACTCCGGCACCGGCATCATGCTCAAACGCATGAGTTCCATGCGCCTGGCCGGGTTGGCTGGTGGTGCTTCGTCGCTGATGGTATTAACCCACTACCTGTTGGCGGCGGATACCTCGCTGCTCATGCAACTGCCCGCGACCGTGTGGGTGTATGCGGGGTTGATGGCCGTGGTCTCGACGGTGCTGCCGATCTATTGGGTGGCCTTGGCGATTCAGCGTATGGGCGCGACCCATACAGCGGCGGTCGGCAATCTGGGGCCGGTGCTGACCGTACTGGCGTCATGGGCGGTACTCAGTGAGGAGGTTTCGCTGTACCAGATTGCCGGGCTTGCCCTGGTGCTGTTCGGGGTTTCGCGGTTGAAACCGGTGCGCGCCAAGACCGCGGTGCAGACGTCGGAGCCCGTAAGCGCAGCGCCGCAAAAGATACCGGTCAACTAG
- a CDS encoding OsmC domain/YcaO domain-containing protein has product MEIKVNFLDNLRLEAKFDDFTVIADQPIRYKGDGSAPGPFDYFLASSALCAAYFVKLYCETRNIPTDNIRLSQNNIVDPENRYNQIFKIQVELPADISDKDRQGILRSIDRCTVKKVVQTGPEFVIEEVENLDADAQALLMLDSASQASTYVAGKDLPLEQTIANMSAILAGLGMKIEIASWRNIVPNVWSLHIRDAHSPMCFTNGKGATKEAALASALGEFIERLNCNFFYNDQFWGEELANAAFVHYPNERWFQPGRKDALPAEILDEYCLQIYNPDGELRGSHLYDTNSGNEERGICSLPYVRQSDGEVVYFPSNLIENLYLSNGMSAGNTLAEAQVQCLSEIFERAVKREILEGELALPDVPQEVLAKYPGILAGIQGLEAQGFPVLVKDASLGGEFPVMCVTLMNPRTGGVFASFGAHPSFEVALERSLTELLQGRSFEGLNDLPPPTFESHALTEPNNFVEHFIDSSGVVSWRFFSAKADFEFVEWDFSGQGENSNAEEAATLFGILQDMGKEVYMAVYEHLGATACRILVPDYSEIYPVDDLIWDNTNKALFFRADILNLHRLDDTELQALVARLEESELDDYTDIKTLIGIEFDDNTAWGQLTILELKLLIYVALQQFDPAKELVETFLQFNDNTVERGLFYQALNVVLEVQLDDELELADYEVNFRRMFGNPRMDAVIGSVDGSVRFYGLTPTSMKLEGLDRHLRLIDSYKKLHAARAKFTA; this is encoded by the coding sequence ATGGAAATCAAGGTTAACTTTCTCGACAACCTTCGACTTGAAGCCAAGTTCGATGACTTTACGGTAATTGCCGATCAGCCTATCCGCTACAAAGGCGATGGTTCGGCACCGGGGCCGTTCGATTACTTTCTGGCTTCGTCGGCGTTGTGTGCGGCTTACTTTGTGAAGTTGTATTGCGAAACACGCAATATCCCCACCGACAATATTCGTCTGTCGCAAAACAACATTGTCGACCCGGAAAACCGCTACAACCAGATTTTCAAGATTCAGGTTGAATTGCCAGCGGATATCTCCGATAAGGACCGCCAGGGCATTTTGCGCTCCATCGACCGTTGCACCGTGAAAAAGGTGGTGCAAACCGGGCCTGAGTTTGTCATTGAGGAGGTCGAGAACCTCGATGCCGATGCCCAGGCATTGCTGATGCTTGACTCGGCTTCGCAAGCGAGCACCTACGTGGCCGGCAAGGACCTGCCGCTGGAGCAGACCATCGCCAACATGTCGGCCATTCTCGCCGGCCTGGGCATGAAGATTGAAATCGCCTCGTGGCGCAATATCGTCCCTAATGTGTGGTCGCTGCACATCCGCGATGCGCATTCGCCGATGTGCTTCACCAATGGCAAGGGTGCGACCAAAGAAGCCGCGCTGGCCTCGGCGTTGGGCGAGTTTATCGAGCGCCTGAACTGCAACTTCTTCTACAACGATCAGTTCTGGGGCGAAGAACTCGCCAACGCGGCGTTTGTGCATTACCCCAACGAGCGCTGGTTCCAGCCTGGCCGTAAAGATGCGCTGCCAGCGGAAATCCTCGATGAGTACTGCCTGCAGATCTACAACCCCGATGGCGAGCTGCGCGGCTCGCACCTGTACGACACCAACTCCGGCAACGAAGAGCGCGGCATCTGTTCGCTGCCGTATGTGCGCCAGTCCGACGGCGAGGTGGTGTATTTCCCGTCCAACCTGATCGAAAACCTCTACCTGAGCAACGGCATGAGCGCCGGTAATACGCTCGCCGAAGCACAGGTGCAGTGCCTGTCGGAAATCTTCGAACGTGCGGTCAAACGCGAAATTCTCGAAGGTGAACTCGCGTTGCCGGATGTGCCGCAGGAAGTGCTGGCGAAATACCCCGGCATTCTTGCCGGTATCCAGGGCCTGGAAGCCCAAGGCTTCCCGGTGTTGGTCAAGGATGCGTCGCTGGGCGGTGAATTCCCGGTGATGTGCGTCACCTTGATGAACCCGCGCACCGGCGGTGTGTTTGCCTCGTTCGGCGCCCATCCAAGCTTCGAAGTAGCGCTGGAGCGCAGCCTCACCGAGTTGCTTCAGGGCCGCAGTTTCGAAGGCCTGAACGACTTGCCTCCGCCGACTTTTGAAAGCCATGCGCTGACCGAGCCGAACAACTTCGTTGAACACTTCATTGATTCCAGCGGTGTGGTGTCGTGGCGCTTCTTCAGTGCCAAAGCGGATTTCGAATTTGTTGAGTGGGACTTCTCTGGCCAGGGTGAAAACTCCAACGCCGAAGAAGCCGCAACCTTGTTCGGCATCCTCCAGGACATGGGCAAAGAAGTGTACATGGCGGTGTATGAGCATCTGGGGGCAACCGCCTGCCGCATTCTGGTGCCGGATTATTCGGAAATCTATCCGGTGGACGACCTGATCTGGGACAACACCAACAAGGCACTGTTCTTCCGCGCCGACATCCTCAACCTGCATCGCTTGGACGACACCGAACTGCAAGCGTTGGTGGCGCGTCTGGAAGAGAGCGAACTGGATGATTACACCGACATCAAAACCTTGATCGGTATCGAGTTTGACGACAATACCGCCTGGGGACAGCTGACGATTCTGGAGTTGAAGCTGCTGATTTACGTGGCCTTGCAGCAATTTGACCCGGCCAAGGAGCTGGTCGAAACCTTCCTGCAGTTCAACGACAACACCGTTGAGCGCGGGCTGTTTTACCAGGCCTTGAACGTGGTTCTGGAAGTGCAGCTGGACGATGAGCTGGAACTGGCCGATTACGAAGTCAATTTCCGACGCATGTTCGGCAACCCGAGGATGGACGCGGTGATTGGTTCGGTGGACGGCAGCGTGCGCTTCTATGGTTTGACGCCTACCAGCATGAAGCTCGAAGGGCTCGACAGGCACCTGCGGCTTATCGATAGCTATAAAAAGCTGCATGCGGCGCGGGCTAAGTTCACCGCTTAG